The window CGACCTGCAGACCTTCGCCAGAGATTTTAGTCAGACGGTGTCCCGGGTCGTACAGTCACTGCAGCTGACACCCGATGTTGACATCATCCTCGGGAGCGGCGACAGCATCCTCGCCCGCCTGCCACAACGAGAGATCGAGCGTTCGATCTCACTTGTCAAGCAGGCAACCGCGAACACTGGATTCAGCTTTTCTGGCGGCTACGCCGAGACCATGCAAGGAGCCTATTTAGCACTGAAAGTAGCTAAATCCACCGGCAAGAACAGGATAATTCCCGCACCCCAGAGGCCGGGGATCGAGACGTGAAGCGCGCACTCATCTTCATGCAGTCAGGGAAACCTGAAACGTACATAAACGTACTATCAGTCCTCCATGACCAATACGGAATTGATCATTTCACCTTCGTGGCAGTCACCTCTGGCTCGATGGACAGCGCCTCACCCAATTTGGTACTCGACAATATGCAAGGAAGACTAAGAGAGCTCTCCCAAGGCACCTATACCTACGAGCAAAAGACAGTATCTCTACCCGAGAGCGCACGCAAGGCATACGGGGCGATAGCAAGCAAGATCCAGACGAATAGCGATATCCGTAGTGAGAAGGTCGACGAGATTCCGCGACTCCTGGACGAATACAAGAAAGTTGACACCGTTGCACCAACGGTCGATATCACAGGACTGTCGAAAGTTCCAGCCATAAAAGTAACTATACTTGGCCTAAGGCATCACAAAGAGTTCTACACATACGAACTGCAGCAGCAGAATGCCGGGAATCCTGGATCCAGGGCACCTTTCTATTACGAAGATGGCGCCAGCTATAGCTACACCCCGATAACCCGCGATACAGGGATATACAACAACCTCAAGGGATACGTTCCACGAGAACGAATCACCATCACAGCAGCAGCATTACTGCTAATTGGATTCAGCACACTCACCATCACCCTAATCGTCGACCCTCAACATATCGCATTGTCGCTCGTCAGCCTTCTTGCCAATATTCTTGGAAGTCTTGCTGCCGCCTATCAGTTCATTTCTCATGACTGACAAACCAGCCACCGAAGACGCGGAGGCGACAGGTAGTCGGGACTCATCGCAGACTGGGTCCGCACCGAGCTTGCCGACGCGACCGGCTGGCAGCGGTCGCGATGCCTGTGTCGGGGATCCGATGGCGACCTTGCCCCGGTGGCGGGTTCCACAGTAGCGCGGCCGGCGTCGATGATGGCACGGTGACGGACGATCGGTGGGACGGACCGGGGTTGACGGTATTCGGCTCGGCGACCGGTGGCGGCCGGGCGGGTCGGGCCGGCGGCGGGTCGGGCGGTGACCGGGGCGGCTGGGCGGGCGGGCTGCGGGCGGCGTTGTCGGACGGGACGGCGGCGGTGGCGGTCGGCGGCGCGCTGGCCGGCGGGTTCGGTGTCGAGGCGGCCAAGTCGGTGATGGTCGGTGAGGCGGCCGGCCGGTGGTGGTTCGTGGTGGGCTGCCTGGCCGGGGTGGCACTGCTGGTGGCCGGGTTCGGGCTGCGGGAGCGGGCGCACCGGCAGGTGCAGGTGGGGATCGTGGTGACCGCGCGCGACGTCGGGCGTGGGCTGGCCAAGGCCCGGCAGTACGAGCAGCAGGCCGAGGAGTTCAGCCGGTCGACGTGTGCGGTGACGGTGGCGACGGCGGTCACCTTGTCCGGCGATCCGGTGGTGGACAAGTCTCGGGTCGAGAAGTTGGCGGATGAGACGTTCAACGCGTTGATGCTGGCGCAGCGGCTGACGCCGGAGGCGACCCGGGTCGATCTGATCCCGACGATGCCGCTGCATCTGGCGTTCTGGTTCGGGGCCCGGCTGGGTCACACCCATTCGCGTGAGGTGCGGGTCCACGCCGTCCGCCAGGCCGACGGGTCTCCCCCGTATTTCGCGGCGACGGCGTTGCGGGCCACCGAGTCGGCGGCGGCTCCGCTGTCGGCGAGCTTGGAGACCGTCGAGGGCGGGGATCCGTCGCGGGCGGCGCTCGCGCTGGATCTGCAAGGTTTCGGGCAGCATTTCGCCGATCCGGTACGGGAGACCTGCCGACAACACGGCATCGGTCACCTGCTGGTGCTGCGCAGCGCGGGTTCGTTGCTGGCCGAGGACGCGGCCACCTATACCGGGGTGGTGGAGCAGGCCCGACGGGAGTGGCTGGCCGCCGCGTTGCCGAGTGCCGCCCGCACCGGCCGGTACGCGGTGTTCCTCAGCGGCTCGGTGGCGATCTCGTTGGCGTTGGGCGCCCGCCTGGCGGCACCGGATCCGGGGCGGTGGACGGTCTTTTCGTTCGACCGGGACACCCACTCGTACCAACCGTTTCCCTTGCCGGAGCCGACCCGGTGAGCGACAATTTCCACATCGGCATGTCGGCGACTACCGGACGGGAGGTGAGACGGCCACGCCGAGCCCAGCGGCCTCCATCGAGGACGGACAGCACATCGATATACGCAAGATTAGGTGCCGGAGTTGCAGTGAAATGTCGATTGCGGCAACCCTCGACACGCCCGGGATCCGGGGGAGGTTGGCGGAAAGATCCCAAAGTACGCCCGACCTGCGAAAACTCACCTTACAGAGATCAGCTAAGCCGTCACCAAGATCATGATGATCATGAGGTTGCCTTCGGAGCCACCTGTTTGCCCAGCTCAATCCGCCCGGCATTTCGGACACGGTCCCCGGACAAACGAAAACCGCACCGGATTGAAACCCTTGATCGCCGCGAGGCTGGAGCTGAACAGTTCCGTGTCCCCGGACACACGAAAACCGCACCAGATTGAAACGGCCCCAAGACGCGAGGAACGAGAAGCTCCGAGCCGAATTTGGGGCTGGGTGTCAGCGTGACGGCGGTGGGGTGGTGGTCAGCTCACCGCACTTGGGGCACCAGCGGCTCTTTACTCGGAACGAGAACAGGCCGGCGAGGAAGCCGAGCAACGCGGCGCTCGTCAACGCGCAGATGTCCATGATCCTCTGCCTTCTCTACGAATGAGGATGGTGGGGTCGGGCCGGTGGTTGCCGCCACCGGCCCGACCCCCGAGGGTCCGCAGGGTCGCCCAAGCGGAACGGAAGGCCCGGAGCGCGCGCGGCCGTACGATGCCCGTCGGCGTTGGCGTTGGGCACCAGTGACCGGCCATGGAGCCGGGGCACCGTACGACGTAACCGCCCGAGCCGGTTCCGGCCACCTGACCCACACGGAGGACGGAACGCCCGACCAGAATTGGCCGGGTTCGGTCACTCCCGGCAGTAGTACGACTCGTACTCGTACAGCGCCGCCCGGCCCTCCCCACGGTCGCACTCGGAGAGGGTCAGCAGCTTCACGGGAACCTTGACGTGCTGCCCCGTCGCGCCGGAACCCGCGTCACACCACACCTCCACCGTGTCCGTCTTCGGCAGCTCACGCGGGCCGATCACCAGGATCGTCACGACGTACGCCCTCCGCCCGAATCGGTGGGATCGAACCGGGCGAGCACGGCGGCCCGCTCCCGGCGAGACAGCTCCGGAGTGTGTGCCCACATGGACAGCAGCCGTTCGGCGCTGGGCCGGTCGATGGCCTCGAACGCCCGGAGCGCGTTCTCCACCCGGTCGATGACAGGGCTCTTGCCGGGCGGGTAGAGCGCCATCAGCCGGGCGGGTGCGAGTTCGTCCGGTGGGGCGGGGAAACTATTCATCGGGTCGGACCTCCCGTGTCCGATCAAGGCCCCGGGTTGGCGTGTCCGCGCCGCTCGGGGCCGCCTTGTCTGGCCAGGGGTGGGTACGTGGATCGTCCAGCGAACTCCGGGGCTCACCACCGACCCCCGTTCCGGGCTTGCCGACCGGGCTCCGGATCACCCGATGCCGGCGGCGGGTCGTCGAACCGGCAGCCGATGTGCCGTTGCCGCCACTGCCGCAGTCCTTCCCGGAGCCGTTCGGACTCGGTCCGAGCGGCATCGCTCTGTCGGACCAGCCGATCCAGCTCGTCGGCGAGAAGCCCCAGATAGACGTACACCTCGTCGGGGTCCAGCCCACGCCACCGCGACCCGAACCGGACCGCCCTGACCTGGTGCGGTTCGACCTGATGCCTCACGCCCTCGATCACTGCGCAACCCCGATCCCGCGTCTCCCGATCCCTGCTGGCACACGCGAATCATGAGCCACATTTGCGGGAGTAGTCAATAGGGTAGGCCCAATTGGGTAGACCCGAAGATGCCTACCGTTCGGCTCATGACCGGAGGACCGGGCGAGTTGATGGGTCCGTACGAGATCGCCGAGTACCTCGGCGTGTCTCGGCAGCGGTTCCAACAGATCGCTCGCCGACCCGGCTTTCCGAAGCCCTACCAGGAGCTACGCGGCATGAAGGTGTACCTCGCTGCCGAGATCACCGAGTGGGCGAAGCACAACCGGCCGCCGCGCCCGGACGCCGACGAGTAGCCTTCTCCGCCCTCCGAGTCGGCAGCGCGGACCCGGCCGGCTCGGGCGATGTGCTGATCTACGTCCTTCCATGTACGTCGTAACCTGGGACGGCGCGCGCCGACACGTCACACGCTCGGCATTCGGCCAACCCGCTCGGCATGTGCTCGGCGACGGCCTCCCGCGCCTGGGCCAGCACATCCGCGTCCGGCCGGTTCCGCATCGCCGCCGCCACACCATCCAAGGGCGCCCGCTGCGGATCACGTCAGGTGCCGCCGACAAACCACGCGCGGCCAGCAACCTACCCCTGTCTGGCGGGCAGGCTGTGGAGCAACGAGGCGAACGACGTACGGCTGAAGTCGAGAATCGGACCCGCCGGGCCGGCCTTACTGTCCCGCACGCCCACCCGATCACCCGTCACGTTCACCTCGACGCAGTTGTCGTCGCCACCGGACCGCGTGGACTTGCTCCAACCTGCGGCTGGAAAGCTGCTCATGGCCTCGATTCTCCTCACCGACCCGCCCCAGCCACAGCTTGAACTTCACGAGGTTCGACCCCGAGCGATTCCAGCGCCGCTGACAACGCGACGAACTGTCCCTCGGCACGGGATCGGGCGATCACCGCAGCGTCCTTGCTGTCCCTGAATGCTTCGTACTCTTCCCACTCGTCGATCCCGACCAGTACAGCCACCGGCCTCTCGTACGTGGTGATGACGACCGGCTCACCGGTGCGCCCGACCGACTCCAGCGCCCTGCCCGCGTCATCGCGGAACTCCCGCAGCGTGATCCGCTCCACACGGGAACCGTACCGCGCGGTGCCTTGCCAGCCGCCTTGGCGGGGATGACGGCGCGGGCCAGGTCGGGCCGGGCGGCCGGCTCTCCCGTTGCCGGCCGGCAGCTTGCCCCGCTGCGGCGTGTTGAGCAGCGGATGGGTCCAGTCCGCGTTGGGCGGCTCGGGCCAGCCGTGTTCGCCGTCGAACACCCAGCCGAGCATGCTGAACCCGGCGTCGAACGTGGTGATCTGCGTCTTGTCCGAGTGCAGCCGCAGGTTGAGCGCGGCCAGCTCGGCACCGATCTGCCGGGCGCCGTTGACCGCCGCGTCGAGGTCGAGGCAGAACAGCGCCAAGTCGTCGGCGTAACGCACCAGCCGGCCGTGCCGGCCGTCGACCCGGGCGTCGAATTCACGCAGGTAGAGATTGGCCAGGGTCGGACTGATCGGCGCGCCTTCGGGAACACCCCGGCCCCGGGTACGCAGACCGGCGGCGGTCAGCATCGGCGCGGTGAACCAGCCGCGTACGATCCGGCTGACCGCCGGGTCGGCGAGACTGCCGCTGACCATCTCGTGCAGGAGTTGGTGGTCGACGCTGGCGAAGAAATCGGCGATGTCCGCGCGGACCACATAGCGCAACCCCTTGTCCCGGTACGCGAGAGCCATCGTCAGCGCGTTCACCCAGGAACGACCCCGCTGGTACGCGAAACTGACCTCGGCGCGGCGGGTCTCCCACCGGTCGCCGGCGACGTGCAGGAAAGCGCGCTTAGCGACCCGGTCGGCGACGGTCGGAATGCCCCGGTCGCGGCGCTCGCCACCACGGGTGACGGTCATCAATCGAAGGGGTTGCGGAGTGTATTCGCCGCTGCGCAGCAGCGCGGACAGCGACTCCAGTCGTGGGCCGAGGTGGTGGGCGAACTCGGCGACGGTCACGCCGTCCGCTCCGGCGAGTGCGGTGCCGGCGGCGACCAGCGACCACGCGGCCCACAACGTCGGCTGGTCAGACATCCGACTCAACAGCCGGGATGGAGAGGTGTTCATGCCGAGATCGGACGGACGAACTCCGATAGAATCGGAGGCATCGACGTCATCACCGAGATCAACGGGAGCTTATGTCCGAAAATGCCCCTTGCGACAACCCCCGACACGCCCGGGATCCCGGGTAGGTTGGCGGAAAGATCCCAAGTGAACCTCGAAACCCGCACCGGATTGAGACCCGGCGTAGTCGAGCGCACCCTCACCGCCGAACACGGCGACGGCCCCCGAACACACGAAACCCGCACCGGATTGACGCCACCTTGTTTTATCAGGAGGGCAATCGGCCTGCAGCTCTACTCGCTGGACACAAGGTGAAGATCGCTTATCTGATTCTTGCGACGTCGGCTGGTCTTGTCGGTGCCGTGTTCGGTTCGTGGTTGGGTTGGCAGACAGCAGGGCCGAACACCGACACGGCGGCAGCCCGACAGGTGGCCGCTGTCGCGTTTCCCAGCGTCGAGGCGGGTGCGCCGACCCAGAACGGTGACCGGCACGGGTTTCCGCCGGCTGTCGACGGCGCCTGGACCCTGCTCGTCGGAGGTGACGGCTACGTCGCCGGGACCGTCAGGGTGCCGTTGCCGTTCGGTCCGGCGTCGACCTCCGACGGCCGTCTGGTCAGCGAGGCGGTCGACCGGCTCACGGCTGCCGGTTGGGATGCCGAACGATTCCGCGCCAACGGCGACTACGACGCTTTCACGGCGACCCGGGACGGTGTCGCCGTGCGTCTGTCTGCGCGGGACGCCACGAGCTTCGTGATCGACGTTGGCCGCGCGCGGCCGTGGTGGGTCTGGCCGCTGGCGGTCACCGGATTCCTCGTCGCCCTGATCATCACGTTGCTTGCCCTTCGGCAGCTCGATGCGCACACCAGCGGACGCGCCTGGGTCCGGGTCGTCACCGTCTCCTTGCTCGGAGCTGCCGCCGTCTTGAGCCTGCCCGCTCTGGCGGTGGGTGGGCTGGCCACCAGCCATGCAGCGATCACCGGCGGCGACCCGTGGGCGCCGCCGTGGCTCGGCTTCACGATGGTCGGCCTGCGCCCGATGGCGTGGCTGGCCGGGCTGCTCACCGTCACGGCGGTCCTCGTCGTCGCTGTGCCACCGACGCGAACGCCGGCGACCGCCCGGACATCCGGCCGAGGGCGCCGTACCGCAGAAGGGTCTGATCCTGCTGCGGCATAGTTGTGCCGCAGCAGGCATCAGCCACATTCAGGGTTCAGGGTTCGCGGTTGAACAGCCGCCTCGACCAGAGGTATCCACCGAGCGCGATGGCCGCGCACCAGGCGAGCGCGATCCACCCGTTGCTGCCGACCGGCTCGGCCATCAGCAGTCCGCGCAGGGTTTCGATGATCGGGGTGAACGGCTGGTACTCGGCGAACCAGCGCAGCCCGGCCGGCATCGAGTCGGTGGGGACGAACCCGCTGCCGAGCAACGGCAGCAGGATCAGCGGCATCGGCAGGTTGCTGGCGGTCTCGACGCTGCGGCTCACCTGGCCGAGCGCGACGGACAGCCAGACGAGCGCGAAGGTCACCACCAGCAGGAAACCGGCGGCACCCAGCCACCCGACCGGCCCGGCGGTGGGCCGGAAGCCGACCAGCAGCGCGACGCCGACGACGACCGCCACGCTGACCATCGCCTGGATCATGCTGCCCAGGACGTGTCCGGTGAGCACCGAGACACGGGCGATGTGCATCGTACGGAATCGGCCGATGATGCCTTCGGTCATGTCCATGGCGATCGAGATCGCGGTCCCCTGGACGGTGGTCGTCACGGTCATCAGGATGATCGCCGGTGCCACGTAGTTGACGTACGCGGCGCGCCCGCCGGCCCCGCCGCCGGGGAGCGTCCCGCCGGACATCGTCGCGCCGAGTTCGCCGAGCCCGGCGCCGAGGGTGCCGCCGAACACGTAGACGAACAGCAGCAGGAAGACGACGGGCATCCCGACGAGCGTGACGGTCATCGACGGGTAGCGCAGCATGCGTCTGAGGTTGCGGCGCAGCATCGTCACCGAGTCGCGCAGCGGGTGGATACGCAGGCCAGCGGCGGCGGTGGCCGGGCCGGTCAGGGCGTGGGCGCTCATCGGGTGGTCACCTTGTCGTTGTCGGTTGGGTCGCCGGTCAGGGCGAGGAAGACGTCGTCGAGGTCGGGTGTGTGTACGGACAGTTCGTCGACTTCGACGGCGTGGTCGTCGAGCCGGCTGATCAGGGTCTTCAGCGCCTGCAGGCTGCCGTCGCTGGGCACCCGCAGAGCGAGCGGGTCGGGGTCACGGGGTGTCTGGCCGAGTACGCGGGTGGCCGCGTCGAGGCGTCGCTGGTCGGCGAAGTGCAGCCGGATGTGGCCGCCGGGGATGCGGCGTTTGAGTTCCTCGGCGGTCCCCTCGGCGACCACCCGCCCGTGGTCGAGCAGCGCGATCCGGTCGGCCAGTTCGTCGGCTTCGGCCAGGTACTGGGTGGTCAGGAAGATGGTGACGCCGTCGGCGACCAGGTCCCGGATGATCTGCCACATGGTGCGTCGGCTGCGCGGGTCGAGCCCGGTGGTCGGCTCGTCGAGGAAGATCACTCGCGGGTCGCCGACCAGGGTCATCGCCAGGTCGAGCCGCCGCCGCATGCCGCCGGAGTAGGTCGACACCGGCTTGCCGGCCGCCTCGGTCAGGTCGAACTGGTCGAGCAGTCCGGCGACGCGCCGCCGCCGGTCGGCCCGGCCGAGGTGGTGCAGGTCGGCCATCAGCCGCAGGTTCTCCGCGCCGGTGAGCAGGTTGTCCACCGCCGAGAACTGGCCGGTGACGCCGATCGCGGCGCGGACCGCGTCGGGGTCGCGGGTGAGGTCGTGCCCGGCGACCCGGGCGTCCCCGGCGTCCGGTCGGATCAGCGTGGACAGGATCTTGACCGTGGTGGTCTTCC is drawn from Micromonospora sp. Llam0 and contains these coding sequences:
- a CDS encoding SAVED domain-containing protein, whose translation is MTDDRWDGPGLTVFGSATGGGRAGRAGGGSGGDRGGWAGGLRAALSDGTAAVAVGGALAGGFGVEAAKSVMVGEAAGRWWFVVGCLAGVALLVAGFGLRERAHRQVQVGIVVTARDVGRGLAKARQYEQQAEEFSRSTCAVTVATAVTLSGDPVVDKSRVEKLADETFNALMLAQRLTPEATRVDLIPTMPLHLAFWFGARLGHTHSREVRVHAVRQADGSPPYFAATALRATESAAAPLSASLETVEGGDPSRAALALDLQGFGQHFADPVRETCRQHGIGHLLVLRSAGSLLAEDAATYTGVVEQARREWLAAALPSAARTGRYAVFLSGSVAISLALGARLAAPDPGRWTVFSFDRDTHSYQPFPLPEPTR
- a CDS encoding AlpA family transcriptional regulator, whose translation is MTGGPGELMGPYEIAEYLGVSRQRFQQIARRPGFPKPYQELRGMKVYLAAEITEWAKHNRPPRPDADE
- a CDS encoding mCpol domain-containing protein; this translates as MTARWFLALDGDDIGRRLELYMLTENLHDLQTFARDFSQTVSRVVQSLQLTPDVDIILGSGDSILARLPQREIERSISLVKQATANTGFSFSGGYAETMQGAYLALKVAKSTGKNRIIPAPQRPGIET
- a CDS encoding DivIVA domain-containing protein → MRHQVEPHQVRAVRFGSRWRGLDPDEVYVYLGLLADELDRLVRQSDAARTESERLREGLRQWRQRHIGCRFDDPPPASGDPEPGRQARNGGRW
- a CDS encoding ATP-binding cassette domain-containing protein → MHSTQPRPAIAATGLRKAYGDHVVLDGIDLHVPAGTVFSLLGANGAGKTTTVKILSTLIRPDAGDARVAGHDLTRDPDAVRAAIGVTGQFSAVDNLLTGAENLRLMADLHHLGRADRRRRVAGLLDQFDLTEAAGKPVSTYSGGMRRRLDLAMTLVGDPRVIFLDEPTTGLDPRSRRTMWQIIRDLVADGVTIFLTTQYLAEADELADRIALLDHGRVVAEGTAEELKRRIPGGHIRLHFADQRRLDAATRVLGQTPRDPDPLALRVPSDGSLQALKTLISRLDDHAVEVDELSVHTPDLDDVFLALTGDPTDNDKVTTR
- a CDS encoding type II toxin-antitoxin system Phd/YefM family antitoxin translates to MREFRDDAGRALESVGRTGEPVVITTYERPVAVLVGIDEWEEYEAFRDSKDAAVIARSRAEGQFVALSAALESLGVEPREVQAVAGAGR
- a CDS encoding DUF397 domain-containing protein codes for the protein MSSFPAAGWSKSTRSGGDDNCVEVNVTGDRVGVRDSKAGPAGPILDFSRTSFASLLHSLPARQG
- a CDS encoding ABC transporter permease, with the translated sequence MSAHALTGPATAAAGLRIHPLRDSVTMLRRNLRRMLRYPSMTVTLVGMPVVFLLLFVYVFGGTLGAGLGELGATMSGGTLPGGGAGGRAAYVNYVAPAIILMTVTTTVQGTAISIAMDMTEGIIGRFRTMHIARVSVLTGHVLGSMIQAMVSVAVVVGVALLVGFRPTAGPVGWLGAAGFLLVVTFALVWLSVALGQVSRSVETASNLPMPLILLPLLGSGFVPTDSMPAGLRWFAEYQPFTPIIETLRGLLMAEPVGSNGWIALAWCAAIALGGYLWSRRLFNREP